The Myxococcota bacterium genomic sequence GCGCGCGCCATCGCCGTTCCAGGTCTTCAGGAAGTCCCAGATGATCTTGGCGCCGGCGTTCGGGTCACCTTTGCAGTCGATCGACTCGTTCAAGAAGGGCAGACCGCCGTGGTAGTCCTCGAGCGCGCCGTCCTGGCCGATCTTGGCCTTGCCCTTGTTCTTCTCGGTCATCGCGTTGTACGCGTCGGCGGCGCCGTACTTGCGCAGCGTGGGACCGATCTCGAGCTGCATGCCCTCGTAGAAGAAGAACTCGCGGTTGTCCCAGAACTCGGTCGGCAGGAAGTCCTTGAGCTTGTCCACCTGCGCGAAGGTGATGGTGTCGCCCTCCTTGAAGGGCGTCGTGGGAAGAACGTCCTGCGCCTTCTTCTCCTGCGCGAATCCCGATCCGGGCAGTGAGAGGCAAAGCGCAAGCGCTAGAGCCAAACGTCGCATTCGAAATCCCTCCTTGGCCACTCGGTCGGAGCGCGAGCGGCGCGCCATTCTAGACCCAAACCCCATCGCGTGGATAGCGAGCGCGGCAGAGCGATCAGGGCCCGGCTACCCAGTCGATTTCGGACAGGAATACGTCGTGGGGCGCCTGGTAGATGGGCTGTGCGTTGCCGGTGTTCAATTCGACGCGGTAGAGGTGCTGCGGGAGCTCGGCGTCGAGCTCTTCCGCGTGGTCGCGGACCAGCACCAGCGCCTGGTCCGCACCGACGGGGCGGCCTTCGAAGACGCGCTTCTCTCCACCCGGACTGAACACGAGCTGGCATCCGCTGCCTTCGGGATCGCAGCGCACGAGCCCGCGCCGCTGCCGCGCGTAGACGCCGCGCGCGTCCCACCACAGCGGCAGCGTGCCGCCCGCGGCGAGCGGTCCGCCCGGGTCACCATCGCGCAGCAGCACGAGCTTGCCCGTGAGGTTCGACGCCACGCGGTACAGGCGCGGGAACGCGACCTCCTGACCCTGGAACGACATGCCGGTGGCCGAATCGGCGCCGTCGGGGTCGGACACCGTCTGCAGAACGACCAGGTCCGCGCCGTCGGGACTCCAGCGCGGCCGGTCGAGCGCGCGCGGCGCGTCGAACAGCGGCCGCTCGCCCTTCGAGCGCAGCGAGAGCAGCACCAGCTCACTCTGTCCCTGGTCGTCGGTCTCGACGCCGGCCGCGAGCTTCTCGCCGCGCGGGTCGGGCTCGGCGTCGAACCAGCGCGCCGGGCGCGCGAACGGCTCGACCGCGCCCGTGTCGGCATCGACGCGGAGTAACTGGGTGCGCGGCAGGCCGTACTCCTCGTCGGGCGGGAGCTCCTGACTCACGATCAGCGCGGAAGACGAGATCCAGCGCGCGGCGCGCGGGCTCGTCACGCGCAGCGCGCGCGCGCCGTTCCGGTCGTGGACCACGAGCACGCGCGGCACCTGCGGGTCGGCGTTCTCGAACAACAGCACGAGCCGCCCCGGGCCGCGGAACCCGGCGTCGTAGGGCGCGGGATCGGTCGCGCTCTTGCGCGCGCACGCGGCGAGCGCGAGCGCGGCGCACAGAAAAAAACATGCGCGCGTGGTTCGCACGCGCGCATGATACGACGAGAACGCCGGCGCGAGAGAGCCGAGAGACGAGTCTCTCGCGCCGGCCGTTACACGCCCGCTACCCGGCCAACGTCCTTCCGCTGCTGTGCAGCGCAAAGTCGGGATAGGCGAGCGTGCCCATCTCGGGACCGTCGAGACCCTCGAGCTCGGTCTCCTTCGAGACGCGGATCGGGGTGATCAGGTTGGAGAGCTTGAACCAGGCGTAGGCCATCGCGAAGCCGAACACCGCCAGCACGACACAGTCGACCGACTGCATGACGAGCTGCGAGGCATCGCCGTACAACAGGCCGCGCACGCCGTCGGCGCCGTACTTCGCCACCATCTCGGGGCGCACCACGCCGTTCCAGCCGGCGCCGTACTGACCCGTCGCGAAGATGCCGACGGAGAGCACGCCCCAGAGGCCGTTCACGCCGTGCACCGAGATGGCGCCGACCGGATCGTCGATGCCGCGCGCCTCCCAGAAGAACACGGAGTAGACGACCAGCACGCCCGCAACCGCGCCGATCACGGCGCCGCCCCACGGGTCGACGAACGCGCACGGAGCGGTGATCGCGACCAGGCCCGCGAGCATGCCGTTGCACAGCATGGTCGGGTCAGGCTTCAGGCCCTTGGCGTAGAGCGCGAGCATAGCGCCCAGCGCACCAGTCACGCTGGCGAGCATCGTGTTCACCACGATGTAGCTGATGCGCAGATCGGTGCCGGCCAGCGAGGAGCCCGGATTGAACCCGAACCAGCCGAACGCCAGGATGAACGTGCCCAGCACGACCATCGGCACGTCGTGACCAGGCAGCGCCAGTGGCTTCCCCTTCGCGTCGTACTTCCCGATGCGCGCGCCGATCACCATCGCGCCCGCGAGCCCGATGATGCCGCCCATGCCGTGCACGACGCCGGAGCCCGCGAAATCCACCGCTCCGTGACCCAGGCCCCAGTTCACACCGCCCTGGGCCAGGAAGCCGCCGCCCCACATCCAGTTCGCGTAGATGCAGTAGGGCAGGGCCACCCACAGTCCGTAGAGACAGAAGTTCTTCCACGCCCAGCGCTCGGCCATCGCGCCGGTCGGGATGGTCGCGGTCGTGTCCATGAAGACCATCATGAAGAAGAAGATCGCGAGCACCGACACGTCGCCGACGGACGGTGACAGGAAGAAGCCCTTCAGCCCGAGGATCCCGTAGGTGAACACGCCGTTGCCGGTGCCGCCGAGGCCCCAGCCCTCGTTCAAGGCCGAGAGACCGGGCCCGAGCGATGCGTACCAGCCTGGAGCGACGGGGCCGTTGAACCAGTTGCCCCAGCCCAGCGCGAAGCCGTAGGCCCAGAACGCGAAGCAGCCCAGCGGGTAGATCATGAAGTTCATGGCCGAGGTGTGCGCCGCGTTCTTCGCGCGGCACAGCCCGGTCTCGACGTACATGAACCCGGCCTGCATGAACATGACCAGGAAGCCGGTGACCAGCGTCCAGACCATGTTGACGGCGAACAGGTTGTGAGTGACTCGGTCGTACACGTCCCCGACCGTCATGGTCGCAGGAGTGTCTCCCTTGCCGTCACCCGCCGGAGTCGCCCAGACACCGGCGGCGCTGCCCGTCGGGTCGGGCCACACGGGCTTGGCAGGATCGGCGTTGGCGCCCGCGAAGTAAGCCGGCAGGACAGGTGCTTCTGCCGAGACTGGCGGCGTCGCTGGCGCGGCGTCCGCGGGTGCCGCAGCGGCTGCGGGCGCGGGTGGCGTGGCCTCCTCGTCGGCGCTGACACGGTGCGCACAGAAGAACGCCGTGCCGAGCGCCGCGGTCGCTATGGCACTGAGCCAGCGGCGCAGCTTGCGCCGCCTGTTGAAGGCTGAAGTTGGATCTGTTGAAACTCCCCGTTCGGTCACATCTTCCCCGCTGCGAAGTCAGAGAGCATCTCTGCCTCGCTCACTCGTGCGGATCCGCACGGCATCTTCGACGGGAAGCACGAAGATCCTCCCGTCACCGATGCGCCCGGTCCGCGTCACGCGCACCAGCTCTTCCACCAGAGCTGGCACGCGCCCGTCCTCCACGACGATCTCGACTTTGACCCTGGGAACCAGAATCACCTCGTGCTCTGCACCGCGATACAGCTCTGTATGGCCGCGCTCATGGCCGTAGCCTCGCACCTCGGTGACCGTCATCCCCTCCACCCCTACGCGTCCCAGTGAGATGCGTACCTCTTCGAGCTTTGAGGTGCTGACGATCGCCTCGACTTTCTTCACCTGCCCTCGCGGGTGACTTTCCGTCCCCGCGCGCGACTCAGAGCAATTCGCTTGCCAGGGGCCCAGGACGCCGCGCCGGGGCGCGCGCGTGCGGTGAGTCCAGGGACTGGGCGGAGCGATGCCCGACTTCGAGGCAGCCCGGCGATCCCAGGAAAATCCCAGGTTCGGGAGACGAGCCGGCGCCTACACTCGAGCGCGAACGGCCCGGTGCGCGCGCGCGGTCTGGCCAGGACGAGGCTCCCTTCCCGATCCGGCATTCCGGCGCGCGCTCACCGCGGCCCGGCGCGCGACACCGGAGGGTGTCGCTTCGATGAGCGTCCGCTCACTCAGCGCGGCAGCGACTTGAAGAAGATCGTCGTCGCGCACAGCGGCCCGTCGGGCATGAGGGCGTAGCCCGGAATGCGGCCGCACAGCTGCCAGCCGCCGCGGGCGTAGAGCCGCTCGGCGTCGGGGCTCGCGGTATCGAGCACGAGCACGCTGCGGCCGGCCTCGAGCGCCGCGCGCTCGCAAGCGGCGAGCAGCGCCGCGCCCACACCGCGCCGCCGCGCGCGCCGGTGCACGAGCATCTTGGCCAGGTCGCCGCGGTGTGGCTGGTTCTCGGGCTGGGCGAACACCACCTGCGCCGTGCCCACGATCGCGCCCGCCGGGTCGAAGGCCGCCAAGAGCACCCGCTCGCCGCGCGCAAGGCTCGCCGCGACGCCGCGCCAGAAGGCTTCGGCCTTGGCCCGGGTCATCGGCAGCATGAACCCCACCGAGTCACCGCCCTGCACGCAGTCGACCAGCACGTCGCACAAGCCGTCGAGCTCGTGCTCGCCCAGGGCTTCGAGCCGGCGCACTTCGAAGCGCTCAGTCACGTCGCGACCTGGGCGCGCGGGCGCGCACGCTGGCGATCACGACCACGTAGCGCGCCGCCCGCCGCGTGCGGTTGCGGAAGGAGACGGGCGCGTCCAGCCGCATCGCGAGACAGTCGCCGCTCTGGAGTCGATGGGTGACCCGGCCGACTGTGACCTCGATGCGGCCCTCCTGCAGCCACACCTGCTGGTGGACCGCGGGCTCGCGTGCGCCCGTCTCGTAGGTGACTCGCGCGCCCGGCGGGAACACCACCTCGACGATCTGGATCGGGGAGGGGAAGCCCGCGGGCGAGACGTTGCGCCGCACGTAGCCGGACTCCGGGTCGCGCCAGGGCGTGCGATCGGCAGGTCGCGACACCGGGCTCGCGGGCGCGGCCGCGTCGTCGAACAGCGAGGCGAGCACGACGCCCAGCCCGGTCGCGATCTTGTCGAGCACGACGGCACTCGCGCTGCTCTCGCCGCGCTCGACCAGCGAGAGCATCGAGCGGCTCACTCCGCTGCGCGCCTCGAGCGCGTCGAGCGTGAGACCCGACTCCGCGCGCAGGGAGCGAACCCGGCTGGCGATGCGCGCGTCGAGCGCCTCCTCCGTCATATTGGACATTCTGTCCAGTACAACGGACGGAAGTCAAACGCGAACGCGGTGCTAGGCTGGCACCGTGAGCGAAGACCGCCGGCTGGCCCGGCTCACGCGCCTGTGTCTCGCGCTGCCCGACGCAACCGCCGAGCGGCACGGCAGCCACGCCACCTTCCGCGTGCGCAAGCGCGTATTCGCGTACTTCCTCGACGACCACCACGGCGACGGGATCGTGTCGCTGTGTTGGAAGGCCGAGCTCGGCGAGGCGCACGAGCGGGCGGAAGCCGACCCCGAGCACTTCTACCTGCCCGCCTACATCGGTCCGCGCGGCTGGGGCGCGCTGCGGCTCGACCGCGGCCCGGTCGACTGGGAGGAAGTGGCCGACCTGGTGCGCGCGAGTTACTGCGCGGTCGCACCGCGAACGCTCGCGGAGCGCGTACCGAATCTACAAAGCGCTGCGGACGAATCGCGCTTCAGGGCGGCGAACTCGAGCGCGCGACCTCGAGCAGCTCGCGCACGCGGGGCGAGGCGAACTCGGCGGTGAGCGACCTGGGCGCCACGCCGCTGCGGCGCGCCCTGGTGCCGGGCACCCACCGCCTGGCCGCAGAGTTTCCCGGCGGGCGGCGCGTGACTCGCGAGATCCAGGTGGACGCTCGGCAACGGTTCGTCGCACTGCACTGACTCCGCTTGCCGGCGGAGATGAGAGAAATCTCCCGAAGACCCTCCGCCAGCTGGCGACGGTCCGTGCCGATGCAACTCGCATGCAACGCGCGCGGACCCGCCCGCGCCGAGTGACAGGCGACACACTCTGCACGTCGCCTGCGCGCTCGCTGCGTGCGCGCAACCCGGGCGCCATTGGAGGGTTTGAAGGGCCATGATGAAACACAAGCTCAGCCTCTTCCTGGTCGTGGCAGCGGGAAGTCTGGCTCTCTCGTTTGCTGCCCGTGCCGACGACTCCACGAACAGCCCGGTCGATCCCGGCCACCCGCGTGTCACCGAGGTGCAGAAGCGCCAGGCGAACCAGCAGGACCGGATCGGGAAGGGCATCGAGAAGGGCTCGCTGACTCCCCAGGAGGCCCAGCACCTGGAGAAGCGCGAGGCGAACATCGAGAAGACCAAGGAAGCCGACATGGCGGCGCACAACGGTCACCTGACCAAGGCCGAGCAGCGCCAGCTCAATCGCAGAGAGAACAAGACCAGCCGCGCCATCTACCACAAGAAGCACAACGCGAAGACCACGGGCACGCAGGCCCAGGCGGCGACGCCCAAGCAGTAGCTCCGCTCTCCTCGCTCCACGCTGGCGCTCGAGCTTCCGGCACCTGCTCGCCGGGGGCCCGGGCGCCGGCCACGCGAGCTCCACTGCCTGTTGATTAGGATGTCCTAATGGAACAGGCCCTCAGCCGTCGGCGGCGCTGAGTCGCGCCCGGAGCTCCTGGTTCTCCTGCTTCAGCGCCTCGAACGCGCGCGCCACGTCCGGCACGGGCAGGAGCTGCGGAATGTGCTGCGAGCAGTTCTCGTTCCAGTGCTCCACGGTGAGCACGATCGCCTGCTCGGGGCGTGCTTCGTAGCTCGGGTCGGCGAGCCGTGCCAAGAGCGCGGGATCGTCCTCGACCACACGCGCGCGGCACCAGAGCTTGATGCGCCGCTGCTCGGCCCAGTCGATCAGGAACACGAACGCGCGCTCGTTCTCCGACAGGTTCCCGACCGTGATGTACTGGCGGTTCCCGCGGAAGTCGGCGAAGGCGAGGGTGCGGTCGTCGAGCACCTTCAAGAACCCCGGCGGCCCGCCGCGATGCTGCACGTAGGGCTGGCCGTCCGCGCCGGCCGTCGCCAGGAAGAAGCTGTCGCGCGCCGCGATGAACTCGGCCAGCTCGGGCGTGACGAGCGAGCCGAAGCCGCCCCGCGCCTCGAGCTTCTCGTACGCCGCGCGCGAGCCTCTGCGCACTTGCACGTCGCGGACGGCGGGACTGAAGATCTTGGACTCACTCATGGTGACAGTCTGATGCTCCGGCGTTTCCGGGGTATCCGCGGCGGCCGTGAAACTGCTTTGCTTCCGGCGCAATAATCGCGCGCCGTGGACCAGCTCGACGCCATCCGCGTGTTTCTCGCCGTCGCCTCGGCCGGGAGTCTCTCGGCGGCAGCGCGGCGGCTGGGCCTGCCGGTCGCCACGGTGAGCCGGCGGATCGCCGCGCTCGAGAAGCACGTGGGGGCGCGGCTGGTCTCGCGCACCACGCGGCGCATGGCGCTCACCGACGCCGGCGCGCGCTACCGCGAGGCCTGCGCGCGCATCGTGGCGGAGCTCGAGGCCGCGGAGCGCGAGATCACCGGCGCGCGCGACGAGCTGTCGGGCCCGCTCGTAGTGACTGCGCCCGTGATGTTCGGGCGCCTGCACGTGGTGCCGGTCGTGGCCCAGTTCCTGCGCGAGCACCCGCGCGTCGACGTGCGGCTCCTGCTCGGCGACCGCAACGCGGAGCTGATCGACGAGGGCATCGACGTGGCCGTCCGCATCGGCGCGCTGCCCGACTCTGCGCTCGTGGCGGTCCGCGTGGGCTCGATCCGCCGCATCGTGTGCGCGAGCCCCGAGTACCTGCGCGCCCGCGGCACGCCGGAGTCACCCGAAGCGCTCGCCGGCCACGACTGCATCGCGTTCAGCGGCATCGAGTCGGCCGAGCGCTGGCTGTTCCGCCAGGCCGGGCGTGCGCTTCCGGTCGGGCTGCGCCCCCGGCTGGTCGTGACCACGGCCGACGCCGCGCTCGAGGCCGCGCTCGCGGGCGTGGGAGTCACGCGCGTGCTCTCGTACCAGGCCGCGGCGGGAGTCGCCGACGGCCGCCTCGTGCCGCTGCTCGAGCGCTTCGAGCCGCCGGCGGTGCCGGCCACCGTGCTCCACCGCGAAGGCCGCACGCCGCGCCCGAAGGTGAAGCACTTCGTGTCGCTCGCCGCGGCAAGGCTGCGCGCCGCGCTCGCCGGTGTGCGAGATGCAGCGCCGAGAAAGCTTAAAGTTGATCGGTGAGAAGCTCCTGCCGGTGATTCGGAGCCGGTGGCGCGTCTTTCGATTAACCGGCCCTAATCTGAAAGAAATACTCATGGAACCCGGCCCATCGCCCTCATAGCCTTCCGTGCGAGTCACAGACTCGATGGAGGAGTCAGGCGATGAGGATCGAAAGCGGTCACCGACTGTTTCGCTTCGCAATGACCCTGACGCTGCTGGCCTCGCCAGCGCGCGCTCTTGTGAGCGACTCGGCTGAGTTTGTGTTTCGCGCGGCCGGAGGGAGCGCCGTTGCCCCGAACGCGGGGCGTCGCTTCGACGCGAGTGTCTCCGCGAGCGGCGTAAGCCTCACGGCGTGCCGGGGCTCGAACGCCACGCTGGCGGTCGGTCTTCGCCTCGCGTCGGTCTCGCGCGGCTCCGAGCTCCGCTCGCCCGGCCGCGCCGAGGTCGACTTCTCCGGAAACAGCGCGCAGCTCCACTACGGCGGCCTGGGAATGACCGAGTGGTACGTGAACGACGCGCGCGGGCTGGAGCAGGGCTTCGATCTCGAGCAGCGCATCGCGCCAGGATCCAGGCCGCTCGAGCTCGCGCTCGCGGTCACCACGTCTCCCGGGGTCTCGCGCGGCCCGAGCGGCGATGGCTTCGCCTTCGCGCGGTCCGGCTGCCCGGACCGAATCGCGCTGCGCGACGTGCGCGCCTGGGACTCCCGCGGCACCACGCTCGGGGCCCGGCTGGAAGCTTCGGGCGAGCGCCTGAAGCTCGTGGTCGACGACTCACGCGCGGTCTACCCGATCACGATCGATCCGATCGCCTCGACGGCTACGGAGATCGTGCTCCCGGCTCACACCCTCTCGAACGAGGTCCAGATCGGCCCCGGCGGCGACTTGAATGGCGACGGCTTCAGCGATCTGGTCGTGATCGATTCACATGAGGACATCCCGTTCGTCGTCCCGCGCACCGAACACGGGACCGCGCGCGTGTTCTTCGGCTCGAGCTCTGGTCTCTCGACGACCCCGGGCTTCGTCGTTCAGGGCATCATCGACTTCGATCACTTCGGTAGCTCGTTTGCCGTCGGAGACCTCGATGGAGACGGCATCTCCGATCTCGCCGTCGGCATGCCCGGACTGGGCCCTGGAGACGTCGGGCAGGTGTTCGTGTGGTTCGGGTCCTCGAGCTTCAACACTCGAGGCGTGGTGTCCTTGCTGAGCGCCGACTGGTCGGCCACCGGGAGTCTCGGATTCGGCTTGTCGATGTCCGCAGGAGACTTGAACGGCGATGGCATCGACGATCTGGTCGTGAGCAGCCCCATTGCGGACCACGTGTTCGTCTGGACAGGCGAGACGCGGAGTCAGTGGGCCACGCGGCCCAGAGACAACCAGGCCGTCCCTTCGTGGACCGCCAGTGGTGTAGCCGGACACGGCTTCGGCGAGTCTGTCTCCGCCAGCGGTGATGTGAACGGCGATGGCACCTACGACCTCGTGGTGGGCGCACCGAACGAATCGGCGTCCGGCGGCTCCGTGTTCCTGTACACGGGAGGTTCCAACTTCACGGCAACCCCGGGCACCGAGGCAAACGCCCAGGCCCGGGTGAACGGTACCCAGGGCCTGGGCACCACCGTTGCGATCAGCGGTGACGTGAACGGCGACGGCTTCGCCGACATCCTGGCGACCGACGAAAGCAGCACTCCGTCCTTCAAGCTGTTCTTCGGGTCCGGCGGCCCGACACCCAATTTGACCGCTGTGTCTCCGTGGTCCGCAACGGTGAGCCATCCCGACTCGAACACCGCGTCGGCGGCGACGGCAGGGGACGTGAATGGAGACGGGTTGGCCGACTTGATCCTGGCTCAGCCCAACGTCTCGGACATCGACGGGAACGCCAATGTCTTCCTCGGGAGGATGGCGGGTCCCATACCCGCGCCGATCGTGGTTGCTCCCCAATTCCCGCAATTCAGCCTCCAGTCCGTCTCGCGAGTGGCGACCGCGGGAGACGTCGACGGGAACGGTTTCTCCGAGGTCGCCATGGTCGGCCAGGGCCCGACCACCGGCGCCGACTTCGCAGCCAAGATTCAGGTCTTCGCAAGCACGGGCGACCCGACCGCGACCGAGTCACAGTTCTCGCTCTACGGTGATGCCACGACCGGGCAGGACGGGACAGGCTTCGGCATCGGTGCGACGGCCGCGGGGGACATCAACGGCGACGGCTTCAGCGACTTCGTCGTCGGGCAGCCGTTCTTCGCCGATCCCGACTCACAGGAAGGTCGCTTCATGGTCGTCCTGGGCGGTCCCTGTACTCCGGATTGCACGGTGCCCCCCACGACCAGCCCGGCCGGCCACGAGGGCAACCAGGCCGGAGCGCAGCTGGGCTGGAGCCTTGCGGGAGGCGGCGACTTCAACGGGGACGGATTTGCCGACGTGGCCGTCGGCGCGCCCCACTTCACGACCAGCGAACGCTTCTTGACTCACCCGGACGCCGGGATCGTGAACGTCTATCTCGGAAGCGCGACCGGGCTCTCCGCGGATCCGAATCAGACTCTCAGTTCGCTGATCGACGGCAGTGAGCTCGGGAGCGCGGTCGCAAACGCTGGCGATGTGAACGGGGATGGCCTGGCCGACCTGCTCGTGAGCGCGCCCTTGGCGAACGGCGGCGCGGGGACGGTCTCGCTGTATCTCGGCACCCGCAATGGCGGGCCGCTCATGGCTCCGGCCTGGACGAAGAGCGGCACCCAGTCGAACGAGCACTTCGGCTCCCACCTGGCCGGCGCTTGCGACGTGGACGGCGACGGTCGCTCCGACGTGATCGTCGCAGCGACGACCTTCACGAATGGTGCGCCCGCGGCCTTCGTGTTTCTCGGCCAGAAGAACGGCCTCAGCTCGACACCGTTCGCCGTGCTCCTGAGCGACCAGGGCGCCGATGACAACGGCATTCAGGTCGCCTGTGCCGGTGACGTGAATGGGGACACGCTGGCAGACGTGGCCGTCGGCGAAGCGGAGTACAGCGTGACCATCGGAGCGCAACAAGGGCGCGTTCGAGTGTTCAACGGCGGCCCGACGCTGCCCGGCGCGGCGCCCGCGATCACGCTCGCCGGGACCCAAGCGGGCGGCCGCTTCGGCGCCGGCATTGGCGGCGGCGGCGACGTCGATGCGGACGGATTCGGCGATCTAGTCGTCGGCCAGCAGTGGTTCAGCGACGGTGCGGCCCCGTTCGAAGGGCGAGCCTTCGCATTTCTCGGCAGCCCGACGGGCCTTGATGTCACCCGCAGCGTGACACTGCCGTTGCCGGCTCCGGCCGGGGCGGTCACCGCGGATTTCGGCCGCGACGTCGCCGACGACTTCGACTTCAACGGCGATGGCTTCGCAGACGTTCTGATCGGTGCGTTCACCGTCCCCCGAGGCAATCTTTCCACCTCAGGCGCGGTGTTCGTCAACTTCGGCGGGGGAAGCCAGGGCACGCCGCGCATTCCGCGCATGACTCACGACAATCCGGTGGGTCCGCCGCTCGCTCTGCTGGGCGCGACCAACCCCGCCGACGCCCGGCTCTTCAACGTTCGCAGCCTGCCGCGGAGCGCTGCGGGGCGGACGCGCGTGAGGCAGGAGGTCCAGACCAAGATCGGAGGACAGCCCTTCGACGGGGGCTTGCCGACGTTCCTCTCGGCGCTGCAAGACTCCGGGGCCACCGACTTCATCGACGTGGAGTCTCACTGCAACACCGGAATCCTTCTCGGCGGCCCATCGTGTCGCTGGCGCACGCGGCTCCGCACCACCAATCCGTTCTTCCCGCGCACGCCGTGGCTCTCCCCGCCGGGCAACAGCCCGACCGAGGCGGACATCCGCGACGACAGTGACTCCGACGGCGACGGCGTCGCCGACTTCGGCGACGTCTGCCCGAGCGTGCCGGATCCCAACCAGACGGATTCGGACGGCGACCTGGTCGGCGACGCGTGCGACAACTGCCCGGTCACTGCGAACTTCGACCAGGCCGACACGGATGGCGACACGGTGGGAGACGCCTGTGACAACTGCCAGCTGGTGAGCAATCGCCGAGTCAGCCCGACCTTCCTGACCGCAAACCCCTGGGCCACGCTCACGGGCGGGCAGCGCGACGACGACCACGACGGCTTCGGCAACGTGTGCGACGGAGACTTCCCACTCACCACGCAAGGCATCAACGTGAACGCGGCCGACACCAATCAGTTCAAGACCGCGGTGAACCAGGACAGGACCGCGAAGAAGTGCGGGACCAACGGGAAGATCGCTTGCGCCATCTTCGATCTGGACACCAAGCAGAACGACCCGGGCGCCGCGAACAACATCAACGCCGCAGACACTGCCCGCTTCAAGCTCCTGGTCGGATTCCCTGCAGGTCCGAAGTGCCCGACGTGTCCGCTGCTGTGCGAGGCGGGTCCGCAGGGCAGCTGCAACTAGTCGCCGGCCGTTCGCATCGCGATCTCCTTCGGAGTATGGTCGCAAGACCGACGCCGAAGGAGATCGCCATGCGCATCGGACTCCAGCTCGTGCTGCAGAACTACCTCGAGTCGACCACCGACGAGCACGTGCTCGATCTCGAGTACCGCCTGTCCGAGCTGGCCGAGCCGCTCGGCTTCGACTCGATCTGGTGCGTCGAGCACCACTTCGACTGGTACTCGATGGGCCCCGACACGCCGCAGATCCTCGCGTACCTGGCGGGACGGACGAGCCGCATCGGCCTGGCCACGGGCGCGGTGATCCTGCCCTGGAACGACCCGCTGCGCGTGGTCGAGAAGATGACGCTGCTCGACTACCAGTCGAAGGGCCGCGCCATCTTCGGCATGGGCCACGGCCTGGCGCGCATGGAGTACGACGGCTTCCAGATCGACATGAACGAGGCGCGCGATCGCTTCGCCGAAGCCGCGCGCATGATCCTGGCGGGCCTCGAGAGCGGCATCGTGCGCGGCGACGGCCCGTACTACCCGCAGAAGCCCGTGCAGGTGCGCCCGAAGCCGCGCGGCTCGTGGAAGGACCGCACGTACATGGTGGCCATGTCGCCGCACTCCACGCCGCTGTGCGCCGAGCTCGGCGCGAAGCCGATGGTGTTCGTGCAGAAGCCGTGGGACGAGACCAAGGAGCACATCGCGCTGTTCAACAGCTCGTGGGAGAAGTTCCACAAGTCAGCGCCGCCCGCGCCGACCTTCGCGGAGTTCCTGATCTGCTCCGAGTCACCCGGCGAGGCGCGCGACCTGGCCCAGGAGCACATTGCGAACTACTACCACTCGGTGGTGAGTCACTACGAGTTCACCAAGGTCGAGAACTTCCAGAAGAAGGGTTACTCGTCCTACGCCGAGAACGCGGCCGCGCTCGGCGCCTTCGGCGTGGACAACGCGGCTCGAGGCTTCGTGGAGATCAACGCCTACGGCACCCCGGCGCAGATCCTCGAGAAGCTGCGCGCCCGCCGC encodes the following:
- a CDS encoding LLM class flavin-dependent oxidoreductase, whose product is MRIGLQLVLQNYLESTTDEHVLDLEYRLSELAEPLGFDSIWCVEHHFDWYSMGPDTPQILAYLAGRTSRIGLATGAVILPWNDPLRVVEKMTLLDYQSKGRAIFGMGHGLARMEYDGFQIDMNEARDRFAEAARMILAGLESGIVRGDGPYYPQKPVQVRPKPRGSWKDRTYMVAMSPHSTPLCAELGAKPMVFVQKPWDETKEHIALFNSSWEKFHKSAPPAPTFAEFLICSESPGEARDLAQEHIANYYHSVVSHYEFTKVENFQKKGYSSYAENAAALGAFGVDNAARGFVEINAYGTPAQILEKLRARRELIGEFNLSIVPTFGGLPDAAAEKSLRLLGEQVLPVIRSW
- a CDS encoding FG-GAP-like repeat-containing protein, yielding MNDARGLEQGFDLEQRIAPGSRPLELALAVTTSPGVSRGPSGDGFAFARSGCPDRIALRDVRAWDSRGTTLGARLEASGERLKLVVDDSRAVYPITIDPIASTATEIVLPAHTLSNEVQIGPGGDLNGDGFSDLVVIDSHEDIPFVVPRTEHGTARVFFGSSSGLSTTPGFVVQGIIDFDHFGSSFAVGDLDGDGISDLAVGMPGLGPGDVGQVFVWFGSSSFNTRGVVSLLSADWSATGSLGFGLSMSAGDLNGDGIDDLVVSSPIADHVFVWTGETRSQWATRPRDNQAVPSWTASGVAGHGFGESVSASGDVNGDGTYDLVVGAPNESASGGSVFLYTGGSNFTATPGTEANAQARVNGTQGLGTTVAISGDVNGDGFADILATDESSTPSFKLFFGSGGPTPNLTAVSPWSATVSHPDSNTASAATAGDVNGDGLADLILAQPNVSDIDGNANVFLGRMAGPIPAPIVVAPQFPQFSLQSVSRVATAGDVDGNGFSEVAMVGQGPTTGADFAAKIQVFASTGDPTATESQFSLYGDATTGQDGTGFGIGATAAGDINGDGFSDFVVGQPFFADPDSQEGRFMVVLGGPCTPDCTVPPTTSPAGHEGNQAGAQLGWSLAGGGDFNGDGFADVAVGAPHFTTSERFLTHPDAGIVNVYLGSATGLSADPNQTLSSLIDGSELGSAVANAGDVNGDGLADLLVSAPLANGGAGTVSLYLGTRNGGPLMAPAWTKSGTQSNEHFGSHLAGACDVDGDGRSDVIVAATTFTNGAPAAFVFLGQKNGLSSTPFAVLLSDQGADDNGIQVACAGDVNGDTLADVAVGEAEYSVTIGAQQGRVRVFNGGPTLPGAAPAITLAGTQAGGRFGAGIGGGGDVDADGFGDLVVGQQWFSDGAAPFEGRAFAFLGSPTGLDVTRSVTLPLPAPAGAVTADFGRDVADDFDFNGDGFADVLIGAFTVPRGNLSTSGAVFVNFGGGSQGTPRIPRMTHDNPVGPPLALLGATNPADARLFNVRSLPRSAAGRTRVRQEVQTKIGGQPFDGGLPTFLSALQDSGATDFIDVESHCNTGILLGGPSCRWRTRLRTTNPFFPRTPWLSPPGNSPTEADIRDDSDSDGDGVADFGDVCPSVPDPNQTDSDGDLVGDACDNCPVTANFDQADTDGDTVGDACDNCQLVSNRRVSPTFLTANPWATLTGGQRDDDHDGFGNVCDGDFPLTTQGINVNAADTNQFKTAVNQDRTAKKCGTNGKIACAIFDLDTKQNDPGAANNINAADTARFKLLVGFPAGPKCPTCPLLCEAGPQGSCN